In Kineococcus sp. NBC_00420, a single genomic region encodes these proteins:
- a CDS encoding Gfo/Idh/MocA family oxidoreductase yields the protein MQRFALVGAGFIGSVHARNLAAHPDVDLVLVYDIDEARAHDLARRHGSRAAGDLGEVFDADHVDAVFIASSTDTHAQHLRAAADAGLAVICEKPLAPDLAAARDVVAHVRRSGVPAMLDFNRRFDRDHAALRRVVAEGGVGEVELLQLTSRGPSLPPIEYLEVSGGQLRDQTVHFFDLARWISGQDPVSVSVTGSALADPRIARFGDVDTSVAVLTLPSGALVQIDSVRRTGYGYDERIEVMGSTGLVESRRQHRGNVVHYGVAGVVADALPPGWFERVEPTYAATLAAFVDALERGTTPPVTLEDGLVAQAVADAATRALVSGRTETIAYP from the coding sequence GTGCAACGCTTCGCCCTCGTCGGTGCCGGGTTCATCGGATCCGTCCACGCCCGCAACCTCGCCGCGCACCCGGACGTCGACCTCGTCCTCGTCTACGACATCGACGAGGCCCGCGCCCACGACCTCGCCCGCCGTCACGGCTCGCGGGCCGCCGGCGATCTCGGTGAGGTCTTCGACGCCGACCACGTCGACGCGGTGTTCATCGCCTCCTCCACCGACACCCACGCCCAGCACCTGCGCGCGGCCGCCGACGCCGGCCTGGCCGTCATCTGCGAGAAACCCCTCGCGCCCGACCTCGCCGCGGCGCGCGACGTCGTCGCGCACGTCCGCCGCAGCGGGGTGCCGGCCATGCTCGACTTCAACCGCCGCTTCGACCGCGACCACGCCGCGCTCCGTCGCGTGGTGGCGGAGGGGGGCGTCGGGGAGGTCGAACTCCTGCAGCTGACGTCGCGCGGCCCCTCCCTCCCGCCCATCGAGTACCTCGAGGTCTCCGGGGGTCAGTTGCGCGACCAGACCGTGCACTTCTTCGACCTCGCGCGGTGGATCAGCGGTCAGGACCCGGTCTCGGTCTCCGTCACCGGTTCCGCCCTGGCCGATCCCCGCATCGCGCGCTTCGGCGACGTCGACACCTCGGTGGCCGTGCTGACCCTGCCCTCGGGGGCGCTCGTGCAGATCGACAGCGTCCGGCGCACCGGGTACGGCTACGACGAGCGCATCGAGGTCATGGGGTCCACGGGACTGGTGGAGTCCCGGCGTCAGCACCGGGGAAACGTCGTGCACTACGGCGTAGCCGGGGTCGTCGCCGACGCGTTGCCGCCGGGCTGGTTCGAGCGGGTCGAACCGACCTACGCCGCGACGCTGGCCGCCTTCGTCGACGCGCTGGAGCGGGGGACCACCCCGCCCGTCACGCTGGAGGACGGTCTCGTGGCGCAGGCCGTGGCCGACGCGGCCACCCGCGCCCTGGTCAGCGGGCGGACGGAGACCATCGCCTATCCGTGA
- a CDS encoding FAD-binding domain-containing protein, whose product MPLLPPPPTERDAVRAWVATHLGHLTCEAPDEAVPVSPVRGGQTAADTALATLDLTGYAARRNEVFPRERRGATRLSPYIRHGLLPLPAVWAAAADAPARDRSKFRDELLWQEYARHLYARLGHRTADALRFEAPVPAQAWPREPWPQDMACVAATTAELHEDGWLVNQTRMWLASQWSVRAGADWREGAQEMYRHLLDGSQAANRLGWQWAVGTGTGKVYGFSRWQVEKRAPGLCRSCPLQRACPVQEWPDTEAGPRAETPDALAGGPTDAGPRSPEVTGEPDTVWLTAESLGDTDPALLAHPDLPAVFVFDEPLLARLRLSGKRLVFLAETLAELGCDVHLGDPVVELAGRRLAVTHAPVPGFARRSARADVVARHPWPWLRRPGSGSLRSFSAWARSAG is encoded by the coding sequence GTGCCCCTCCTGCCTCCCCCGCCGACCGAGCGCGACGCCGTGCGCGCCTGGGTCGCCACCCACCTCGGGCACCTGACCTGCGAGGCCCCGGACGAGGCGGTACCGGTCTCGCCGGTGCGCGGCGGGCAGACCGCCGCCGACACCGCCCTCGCCACGCTGGACCTGACCGGTTACGCCGCCCGCCGCAACGAGGTGTTCCCGCGGGAGCGCCGCGGCGCGACGCGGCTCTCCCCCTACATCCGCCACGGCCTCCTCCCCCTGCCCGCCGTGTGGGCGGCGGCCGCCGACGCACCGGCCCGGGACCGCTCGAAGTTCCGCGACGAGCTGCTCTGGCAGGAGTACGCCCGCCACCTCTACGCGCGCCTCGGCCACCGGACGGCGGACGCCCTGCGCTTCGAGGCTCCCGTCCCGGCGCAGGCCTGGCCCCGTGAACCCTGGCCGCAGGACATGGCCTGCGTCGCGGCGACCACCGCGGAACTGCACGAGGACGGCTGGCTGGTGAACCAGACCCGGATGTGGCTGGCGTCGCAGTGGTCGGTGCGGGCCGGGGCGGACTGGCGCGAGGGCGCGCAGGAGATGTACCGCCACCTGCTCGACGGTTCCCAGGCCGCCAACCGTCTCGGCTGGCAGTGGGCGGTCGGGACCGGGACGGGCAAGGTCTACGGCTTCAGCCGCTGGCAGGTCGAGAAGCGCGCCCCCGGTCTGTGCCGCAGCTGCCCCCTGCAGCGGGCCTGTCCCGTCCAGGAGTGGCCGGACACCGAGGCCGGTCCCCGCGCCGAGACCCCGGACGCGCTGGCGGGCGGTCCCACCGACGCCGGCCCCCGGTCACCGGAGGTCACCGGGGAACCCGACACGGTCTGGTTGACGGCGGAGTCCCTCGGGGACACCGACCCGGCCCTGCTCGCCCACCCGGACCTCCCCGCGGTCTTCGTGTTCGACGAGCCGTTGCTGGCCCGCCTGCGGTTGTCCGGCAAGCGACTCGTCTTCCTCGCCGAGACCCTGGCGGAACTCGGCTGCGACGTGCACCTCGGCGACCCCGTGGTGGAACTGGCCGGACGCCGTCTGGCCGTCACCCACGCCCCCGTCCCCGGGTTCGCCCGCCGGTCGGCGCGGGCGGACGTCGTCGCCCGCCACCCGTGGCCGTGGCTGCGCCGACCCGGTTCGGGGTCCTTGCGCTCGTTCAGCGCGTGGGCACGTTCGGCGGGCTGA
- a CDS encoding LacI family DNA-binding transcriptional regulator, translating into MEHRDGRTPAPRMPTIRDVAEQAGVSKSLASLALRGDPGVSEARRASVRQAAEELGYHPNRLARALAQPRSGTVGVLLNDLRNPWFVELLAGLTASLDGAGLAPVLADSFTSRRVGRSAVDQLRSQRVDAVVVVGTTDDDDELRRAASADVPIVLAGTYEPGDLDADVVVNDDEAGAAGATRHLLDLGHRRIVHLRGPGRVGSLRAQGFERTLADAGLTAVVVAGGTGEESGYAAARRVLESRERPTAIFAYNDLAAIGTLSAAHDLGLSVPGELSVIGYDNTYLAAIRHLSLTSVDNGTFAIGVQSGRFVTERLAGAGQGGRVHRVAATLAVRRTTGPAPATTD; encoded by the coding sequence GTGGAACACCGCGACGGACGCACGCCGGCACCGCGGATGCCCACGATCCGGGACGTGGCCGAGCAGGCCGGGGTGTCGAAGTCGCTGGCCTCCCTGGCGCTGCGCGGGGACCCCGGCGTGAGCGAGGCCCGCCGCGCCTCGGTGCGGCAGGCGGCGGAGGAGCTCGGCTACCACCCGAACCGGCTGGCCCGGGCGCTGGCCCAGCCGCGGTCGGGCACGGTCGGGGTCCTGCTCAACGACCTGCGCAACCCCTGGTTCGTCGAGCTCCTCGCCGGTCTGACCGCCTCCCTCGACGGGGCCGGGCTGGCGCCCGTGCTCGCCGACTCCTTCACCTCCCGGCGGGTCGGGCGCTCGGCGGTGGACCAGCTGCGCTCGCAGCGGGTCGACGCGGTCGTCGTCGTCGGCACCACCGACGACGACGACGAGCTGCGCCGGGCCGCGAGCGCCGACGTGCCGATCGTGCTCGCCGGGACCTACGAACCGGGCGACCTGGACGCCGACGTGGTGGTCAACGACGACGAGGCCGGCGCGGCCGGCGCGACCCGGCACCTGCTCGACCTCGGTCACCGCCGGATCGTGCACCTGCGCGGCCCGGGACGGGTGGGTTCGCTGCGCGCCCAGGGGTTCGAGCGGACCCTCGCAGATGCCGGCCTCACGGCGGTGGTCGTAGCCGGCGGCACGGGCGAGGAGAGCGGGTACGCCGCCGCCCGGCGGGTCCTCGAGAGCCGTGAGCGCCCGACCGCGATCTTCGCCTACAACGACCTGGCGGCCATCGGCACCCTGTCGGCGGCGCACGACCTGGGGCTCAGCGTTCCCGGGGAGCTGTCGGTCATCGGCTACGACAACACCTACCTCGCCGCCATCCGCCACCTGTCCCTGACGTCGGTCGACAACGGGACCTTCGCCATCGGCGTCCAGAGCGGACGTTTCGTCACCGAACGCCTCGCCGGCGCCGGCCAGGGGGGCCGCGTGCACCGGGTCGCCGCCACGCTCGCGGTCCGCCGGACGACGGGGCCCGCACCGGCGACCACCGACTGA
- a CDS encoding SDR family oxidoreductase, with protein MKIAVAGGTGTVGRHVVDVAREHGHDTVVLSRATGVDLVTGSGLRPALEGADVVVDVSSVGTRSADTSRQFFGAVTRNLLRAEETAGVGHHVALSIVGVERAPFGYYTGKALQEELLAQARVPWTVLRATQFHEFVGQVLGQATIGPLNLVPVMRSRPVAAREVGERLVELAGKGAAGRVRDLGGPEVLRMVDMVRDYARATGRRGPVVAVPLPGGFGKALRDGTILPGPDADRGRQTFTQWIARL; from the coding sequence GTGAAGATCGCCGTCGCCGGAGGAACCGGCACCGTCGGACGCCACGTCGTGGACGTGGCCCGGGAGCACGGGCACGACACCGTCGTCCTGTCGCGGGCCACCGGCGTCGACCTCGTCACCGGATCGGGCCTGCGACCCGCGCTGGAGGGGGCCGACGTCGTCGTCGACGTCTCCTCGGTCGGGACGCGGTCCGCGGACACCTCGCGGCAGTTCTTCGGCGCGGTGACGAGGAACCTGCTGCGTGCGGAGGAGACCGCCGGGGTCGGGCACCACGTGGCGCTGTCCATCGTCGGCGTCGAGCGAGCACCGTTCGGCTACTACACCGGCAAGGCCCTGCAGGAGGAACTCCTGGCGCAGGCGCGGGTCCCGTGGACCGTCCTGCGGGCCACGCAGTTCCACGAGTTCGTCGGGCAGGTCCTGGGTCAGGCGACGATCGGTCCCCTGAACCTCGTCCCCGTCATGCGGTCACGACCCGTCGCGGCGCGGGAGGTCGGTGAACGGCTCGTCGAACTCGCGGGAAAGGGAGCCGCCGGGCGCGTGCGCGACCTCGGTGGACCGGAGGTCCTGCGGATGGTCGACATGGTCCGCGACTACGCCCGCGCCACCGGCCGCAGGGGGCCGGTGGTCGCGGTACCGCTGCCGGGCGGGTTCGGGAAGGCGTTGCGGGACGGGACGATCCTGCCCGGTCCCGACGCCGACCGGGGGCGGCAGACCTTCACCCAGTGGATCGCCCGCCTCTGA
- a CDS encoding sugar phosphate isomerase/epimerase family protein produces MSTSTTRPVPAAPPASSPKLSMNVTTTFFGNVVQDIAVAQQAGFGGIELQSPKLYRYLDAGFSVHTLPPLLEGLEVTGLGAVLDVERQGAAREDFLAEVRRMCSIAATLGAPIVQLCTGPVDVGVVKDHRAGTLADDDARYRATLGMDEAEAVAVTAANVREAADIAADHGLELYLEPLAWARLNRCRHALRIIETAGRPNVGIALDTWHFWSTGDTLEEVAALPPELIKAVHLSDGLDLDREHDVADQGVHRNVVIGGGAIPLQQWVDAIKSTGYDGWWVSEMFSDRANEHDPLVVATTMRNLLAILVG; encoded by the coding sequence GTGTCCACCTCCACGACCCGCCCGGTTCCGGCGGCACCCCCGGCGTCGTCCCCGAAGTTGTCGATGAACGTCACCACCACCTTCTTCGGCAACGTCGTCCAGGACATCGCCGTCGCCCAGCAGGCCGGGTTCGGGGGCATCGAACTGCAGAGCCCCAAGCTGTACCGCTACCTCGACGCGGGTTTCTCGGTGCACACGCTGCCGCCCCTCCTGGAGGGCCTCGAGGTGACGGGCCTCGGCGCGGTCCTCGACGTCGAACGCCAGGGCGCCGCGCGGGAGGACTTCCTCGCCGAGGTGCGCCGCATGTGCTCGATCGCCGCCACGCTCGGCGCCCCGATCGTCCAGCTGTGCACGGGTCCGGTGGACGTCGGCGTGGTCAAGGACCACCGCGCGGGCACCCTGGCCGACGACGACGCCCGCTACCGCGCGACCCTGGGGATGGACGAGGCCGAGGCCGTCGCCGTCACCGCGGCGAACGTCCGCGAGGCCGCCGACATCGCCGCCGACCACGGTCTCGAGCTCTACCTCGAACCCCTCGCCTGGGCCCGGCTCAACCGCTGTCGCCACGCGCTGCGGATCATCGAGACCGCCGGGCGGCCCAACGTCGGGATCGCGCTGGACACCTGGCACTTCTGGTCCACGGGGGACACCCTCGAGGAGGTCGCCGCCCTGCCGCCGGAACTCATCAAGGCCGTCCACCTCTCCGACGGTCTCGACCTCGACCGCGAGCACGACGTCGCCGACCAGGGCGTGCACCGCAACGTCGTCATCGGCGGGGGAGCGATCCCGTTGCAGCAGTGGGTCGACGCGATCAAGTCCACCGGGTACGACGGCTGGTGGGTCTCGGAGATGTTCTCCGACCGTGCCAACGAGCACGATCCGCTGGTGGTGGCGACGACCATGCGCAACCTGCTCGCCATCCTGGTCGGCTGA
- the sigJ gene encoding RNA polymerase sigma factor SigJ — protein sequence MDEVPGERRRLVSLAYRMLGTIAEAEDAVQETYVRWYHLGDAERAVIGNPQGWLTRVASRVCLDVLGSARYRRERYVGEWLPEPVPAQLFPGPNPATGDPLDRVTLDESVSTALLVVMEAMTPAERVAFVLHDVFAMPFPEIALVVGRTPAAVRQLASSARRRVREHDAVGGDRREHDAVVRAFVRAAGTGDLAMLAALLDPSVVLRSDGGGVVSAARRPVVGIDAVARFLLGIARKNPGMAFAEEITGDGLAYRVDDGPGVRAVLNLRVRVGLVTDVWIQMNPGKLGTWAVPADAGRLPEAVDGVQNGGDAVPRLPAEHRAGRLGGDDRRTR from the coding sequence ATGGACGAGGTCCCCGGGGAGCGTCGGCGGCTGGTGTCGTTGGCCTACCGGATGCTCGGCACGATCGCGGAGGCCGAGGACGCCGTCCAGGAGACCTACGTCCGCTGGTACCACCTGGGCGACGCCGAACGGGCCGTGATCGGGAACCCGCAGGGGTGGCTGACGCGGGTCGCGAGCCGGGTGTGCCTGGACGTCCTGGGGTCCGCCCGGTACCGGCGCGAGCGCTACGTCGGCGAGTGGTTGCCGGAACCCGTTCCGGCGCAGCTCTTCCCAGGACCGAACCCCGCGACGGGCGACCCGTTGGACCGCGTCACCCTCGACGAGTCCGTCAGCACCGCTCTCCTCGTCGTCATGGAGGCCATGACCCCGGCCGAGCGGGTCGCCTTCGTCCTGCACGACGTCTTCGCGATGCCCTTCCCCGAGATCGCCCTGGTCGTCGGGCGCACGCCGGCCGCGGTGCGCCAACTCGCGTCGTCGGCCCGGCGGCGGGTGCGCGAGCACGACGCCGTCGGGGGTGACCGGCGCGAGCACGACGCCGTCGTCCGGGCCTTCGTGCGGGCGGCGGGGACCGGCGACCTCGCCATGCTCGCGGCCCTGCTCGACCCGTCCGTCGTGCTGCGCTCCGACGGCGGCGGTGTCGTCAGCGCGGCCCGACGTCCCGTGGTCGGCATCGACGCCGTCGCGCGGTTCCTGCTCGGCATCGCCCGCAAGAACCCCGGGATGGCCTTCGCCGAGGAGATCACCGGAGACGGGCTCGCCTACCGCGTCGACGACGGGCCCGGCGTCCGCGCCGTGCTGAACCTCCGGGTCCGGGTCGGGCTGGTCACCGACGTCTGGATCCAGATGAACCCCGGCAAGCTCGGAACCTGGGCGGTCCCCGCCGACGCGGGCCGACTACCGGAGGCTGTCGACGGTGTCCAGAACGGTGGCGACGCCGTCCCGCGGCTGCCAGCCGAGCACCGTGCGGGCCGCCTCGGTGGAGACGACCGGCGAACCCGGTAG
- a CDS encoding MerR family transcriptional regulator, translating into MRTRVDDLGIAEMAARSGFSEPTLRYYEKIGLLGPVPRDVDSGHRRYDEATAARIEALACLRSAGVGVADLRRYLDLLARGDAESAAAQRDLFSAQAARVEAEIARLRVRAEYLHRKTDLWDARVRGDADAERRAVAAVTEVLTRF; encoded by the coding sequence GTGCGCACACGAGTCGACGACCTGGGCATCGCCGAGATGGCGGCACGGTCGGGTTTCAGCGAACCCACGCTCCGCTACTACGAGAAGATCGGCCTGCTCGGCCCGGTCCCGCGCGACGTCGACAGCGGGCACCGACGCTACGACGAGGCCACGGCCGCCCGGATCGAGGCGCTGGCCTGCCTGCGCTCGGCCGGCGTCGGAGTCGCCGACCTGCGCCGCTACCTCGACCTGCTCGCGCGTGGTGACGCGGAATCCGCTGCCGCGCAACGTGACCTGTTCAGTGCGCAGGCGGCACGCGTCGAGGCCGAGATCGCCCGGCTCCGGGTCCGCGCCGAGTACCTGCACCGCAAGACCGACCTGTGGGACGCCCGGGTGCGCGGGGACGCCGACGCCGAACGGCGCGCCGTCGCCGCCGTGACCGAGGTCCTCACCAGATTCTGA
- a CDS encoding substrate-binding domain-containing protein, which produces MKTSRGGLRTAAVLAVAALGLAACSSTGGAEKSGDDASGGAVASTPKFKVALITHASAGDTFFDIIRKGADAAAAKDNITYQYSNNDNAAQQATLIQNAVDSKVDAIAVSMPNASALTTALANAKAAGIPVVAFNAGFNDWQSVGAIGYFGQDESIAGKAAGARLGTDGAKKVLCVIQTQGQVQLEDRCKGVAAGLGGAGSVENIYVNGTDSSAVQTTLTAKLQQDSSIDHVITLGAPIALIATQSIAEAGSSAKLATFDTNAELVQAIVDKKVEWAVDQQPYLQGYEAIDSLWLYLNNANTIGGGQATLTGPAFIDSSNIDAVSKYAKAGTR; this is translated from the coding sequence ATGAAGACGTCTCGTGGAGGACTCCGCACCGCAGCAGTTCTGGCGGTCGCGGCGCTCGGGCTGGCGGCCTGCAGCAGCACCGGTGGAGCCGAGAAGAGCGGTGACGACGCCAGTGGCGGCGCCGTCGCCAGCACGCCGAAGTTCAAGGTCGCCCTGATCACGCACGCTTCGGCGGGTGACACCTTCTTCGACATCATCCGCAAGGGGGCCGACGCCGCCGCGGCCAAGGACAACATCACCTACCAGTACTCCAACAACGACAACGCGGCGCAGCAGGCGACGCTCATCCAGAACGCCGTCGACTCCAAGGTCGACGCCATCGCGGTCTCGATGCCGAACGCCTCGGCCCTCACGACCGCACTGGCGAACGCCAAGGCCGCGGGCATCCCCGTCGTCGCGTTCAACGCGGGGTTCAACGACTGGCAGTCCGTCGGGGCCATCGGGTACTTCGGTCAGGACGAGTCCATCGCCGGCAAGGCGGCGGGCGCGCGCCTGGGCACCGACGGCGCGAAGAAGGTCCTCTGCGTCATCCAGACCCAGGGACAGGTCCAGCTCGAGGACCGCTGCAAGGGCGTGGCCGCGGGCCTCGGTGGGGCCGGCTCGGTGGAGAACATCTACGTCAACGGCACGGACTCCTCGGCGGTGCAGACGACCCTGACCGCCAAGCTCCAGCAGGACTCGTCCATCGACCACGTCATCACCCTGGGCGCTCCGATCGCGCTGATCGCCACCCAGTCGATCGCGGAGGCGGGCAGCTCGGCCAAGCTGGCGACGTTCGACACCAACGCCGAGCTCGTCCAGGCCATCGTGGATAAGAAGGTCGAGTGGGCCGTCGACCAGCAGCCCTACCTGCAGGGGTACGAGGCGATCGACTCGCTCTGGCTGTACCTGAACAACGCCAACACCATCGGCGGTGGGCAGGCGACGCTGACCGGGCCCGCGTTCATCGACTCCAGCAACATCGACGCGGTGTCGAAGTACGCGAAGGCCGGCACGCGCTGA
- a CDS encoding NAD-dependent epimerase/dehydratase family protein, with product MRIFFTGGSGKAGHHVAPFLASQGHQVTNADLTPLRHPDVTDLRVDLTDAGQVYSAMAGVPTMADLDELGPAAAEGSAYDAVVHFAAIPAILIAPDATTFATNILAHYNVLEAATRLGIRKVVFASSETTYGICFARGERKPLYLPVDEDHPVVPEDSYAMSKVAGEVVSRSFQARTGADVYGFRINNVIEPHEYAEKFPPFLADPALRRRNIFSYIDTRDLGQMTLRALETDGLGFEVFNVANADTSVAASTQELLDTFYEGVEVRGELGRNETLYSIDKARRLLGYEPQHSWRDVLPDPRA from the coding sequence ATGCGCATCTTCTTCACCGGCGGCAGTGGCAAGGCCGGACACCACGTCGCCCCGTTCCTGGCCTCCCAGGGCCACCAGGTCACCAACGCCGACCTCACCCCGCTGCGCCACCCCGACGTCACCGACCTGCGCGTCGACCTGACCGACGCCGGCCAGGTCTACTCCGCGATGGCGGGGGTGCCGACGATGGCCGACCTCGACGAGCTGGGCCCGGCCGCGGCCGAGGGTTCGGCCTACGACGCCGTCGTCCACTTCGCGGCGATCCCCGCGATCCTCATCGCCCCGGACGCCACGACGTTCGCGACGAACATCCTGGCGCACTACAACGTGCTGGAGGCCGCGACCCGGCTCGGCATCCGCAAGGTGGTCTTCGCCTCCTCGGAGACGACCTACGGCATCTGCTTCGCCCGCGGCGAGCGCAAACCGCTGTACCTGCCCGTCGACGAAGACCACCCCGTCGTCCCGGAGGACTCCTACGCGATGTCCAAGGTGGCGGGGGAGGTCGTCTCGCGCTCCTTCCAGGCCCGGACCGGCGCGGACGTCTACGGCTTCCGGATCAACAACGTCATCGAGCCCCACGAGTACGCCGAGAAGTTCCCGCCCTTCCTGGCGGACCCGGCGTTGCGCCGGCGCAACATCTTCTCCTACATCGACACCCGCGACCTGGGGCAGATGACCCTGCGCGCACTCGAGACCGACGGCCTCGGGTTCGAGGTGTTCAACGTGGCCAACGCCGACACGTCCGTCGCGGCGAGCACCCAGGAGCTCCTCGACACCTTCTACGAAGGGGTCGAGGTCCGCGGAGAACTGGGGCGGAACGAGACCCTCTACAGCATCGACAAGGCGCGCCGACTGCTCGGTTACGAGCCGCAGCACTCCTGGCGCGACGTGCTGCCCGACCCGCGGGCGTGA
- a CDS encoding NAD-dependent epimerase/dehydratase family protein encodes MDRTIVVTGATGHVGNHSLVRLLADGERVRALVRGPEGKDVVLAAVDRAGVDATALEFATATLDVDDGWNEALAGADGVLHHASPFPSQQPEDPDDVIRPAREGALRVLRAARAQGVRRVVLTSSFAAVGYSRSSGGPFTEADWTDGDDVTAPPYVRSKALAERAAWAFVADGGPELAVVNPTGIFGPTLSPRLSASVAMVAAVLAGRSVPDPGRAFGIVDVRDVVDLHVRALDDPAARGRRFLASAGPAVTLEWLTRVVLDRAAPGLDLPGSPVVSTEAARTVLGWQPRDGVATVLDTVDSLR; translated from the coding sequence GTGGACCGCACCATCGTGGTGACCGGGGCGACCGGTCACGTCGGGAACCACTCGCTCGTCCGCCTGCTCGCCGACGGCGAACGCGTCCGGGCGCTCGTCCGTGGCCCGGAGGGGAAGGACGTCGTGCTCGCGGCGGTGGACCGGGCCGGCGTCGACGCGACGGCGCTGGAGTTCGCGACGGCGACCCTCGACGTCGACGACGGCTGGAACGAGGCACTGGCGGGTGCGGACGGGGTCCTGCACCACGCCTCGCCCTTCCCGTCGCAACAACCCGAGGACCCTGACGACGTCATCCGCCCGGCCCGCGAGGGCGCACTCCGCGTCCTGCGCGCCGCCCGCGCGCAGGGCGTCCGCCGGGTCGTCCTGACGTCGTCGTTCGCGGCGGTCGGCTACTCCCGCAGCAGCGGGGGACCGTTCACCGAAGCGGACTGGACGGACGGTGACGACGTCACCGCCCCGCCCTACGTCCGGTCCAAGGCGCTGGCCGAACGGGCTGCGTGGGCGTTCGTGGCCGACGGCGGACCGGAACTGGCCGTGGTGAACCCGACCGGGATCTTCGGCCCGACGCTGTCCCCGCGCCTCTCGGCCTCGGTCGCGATGGTCGCCGCGGTGCTCGCGGGCCGGTCCGTGCCCGACCCCGGACGGGCGTTCGGGATCGTCGACGTGCGCGACGTCGTCGACCTGCACGTGCGCGCCCTGGACGATCCGGCAGCGCGCGGGCGCAGGTTCCTGGCGAGCGCCGGCCCGGCCGTGACGCTCGAGTGGCTGACCCGCGTCGTGCTCGACCGCGCCGCACCGGGCCTCGACCTACCGGGTTCGCCGGTCGTCTCCACCGAGGCGGCCCGCACGGTGCTCGGCTGGCAGCCGCGGGACGGCGTCGCCACCGTTCTGGACACCGTCGACAGCCTCCGGTAG